The DNA window CACCACATCTTCTAATGGTCGATCTTGGCTGTTTGTCTTAACAGTAGCAATGGCGTTAACAACATCCATACCGCCAGTTACATTGCCAAACACTGGATGCATACGATCTAGATAATTGTTATCTGCGATATTGATAAAGAATTGGCTGCCACCAGTATTGGGTCCAGCATTTGCCATAGCAATCGTTCCACGAACATTTTTCATTTCTTTATGAAACTCATCTTTGATATTGTATCCAGGTCCGCCCGTTCCCCATCGACCTTGTTTAGTGGGGTCCTTGGAAAGAGGATCTCCTCCTTGAATCATAAATCCATTCGGGGGTGCTTTAGCAGGACCAATCACTCTATGAAAACGAGTTCCATCATAAAATCCAGATTGGGCAAGCTTGATGAAGTTTGCTGTTGTAACGGGCATCTTATCTTCAGCCAGTTCTAGAGTTATTGTCCCAAGGGACGTTTCAAAAATAGCGTGTCGATTTTTCATAGTTTCACCACATGATGTTAATAATAGAGTCAGTGCTACGATACTTAATATATAGATAGCTTTCATAAATTATTAATGAGAAGAAGTGCTTTATATTATTTTAGTAAATGCATTGACATTTTGGATAAAATCCTGCATTTACTATATAGTAAACGAAATGGCGTTAAGACTTTTTTCGTTTACTATTTGTGGGGGTTCTCTTGTGCCAATTCAACTGAGGTCTTCAATCCCGCTCGTTTTCGGCAGAAGTTTATCCAGAGGTTATAGGTGGGGGCCATCCAAATAGAAAGCATCCCTGCTGATTCAATAGAGTTCTCAACTTTTTCACGATGAACTTCACCAGTGGTGATATAGTCGGCAATGGCGACAATTCCTGCATAAAACGGAGTTTGAAACGTATTAAACGCAATGAGATCTGCAGCACGTTCTCGTAGGAAACGATACGAAGCGTCCTTCACAGCTCCAAATTGATGATACCAATGATCTTGCCATTTGCCATAATAACGTCCTGTCGCGTAATTGACTCCAAAGCTTTGTGAGCGTGAAGCCAGCATTCCTGTGATTGATAAACCAGAGTATAAGTCTAGGGGAACGCCTATTGCTAATGAATAGCTAATACTTGCAAGCCGATCGATCTTTTTGTATTTGCGTTCGGTTTGGGTGACGAGAGAATCAATGGACATTTTACAAGAATTATTTTCCCAGTTCACAAAACCTAAAATGTAATGAGGGTAGGATGTTCATTTCTTCCCTCCCAATGCCTCATACACCCAACGAAAAGTCTCTTCAGTAAATTGTCCTCTTTTTGAGTTGATGCCGATAGTTTTTCGGTTAATCATCTCAAATTCAATCATGTCATATTCTCTCAGATCATATTCTATCTCTTCGAGGGGGATAAGACCTTCTTGAGTCTGACGTTTATACCCTACACTAGCATAGAATAGTCGTTCAAGCTGACTTTGATTAGGGCCGTAAGTATATTTTAAGATTAAACGATCTGGATCCTGGCCAAGATCGGGGATTACATCTCGCTCTGCAAAATCACATCGTAATTCATAGCGTTTTATGGAAGGTTCGTGTAGAAACAACCTTCTCCCATTGCGAAACGTCCCAATGCTAAATCTACCGTCAACTTCTGTGATGAAAAATCTGCCAATATGTGTTCGGTAAATATCCTCAGTAAGTGCTTCGACAACACGATCATGAATTCTTACAATGGTATGTTCTGGGTATTCCATTATGGTCTGCCTCCTAAAATATCTTCAAAAAATAGTCTTAGAATACTATCAGCCTGAACAACAGAAAGATTAGATTGAGCACTGTATTTTCCATCCTGCGTAACTCCAAAAATAAGTCTATGTTTTCTTCTTGAATGTAGGGATAAAAAGATGCTCTGTTTTCCATCACCTGCTAGTGTTCCATCTATACTATTGTTTTGGTATTCCTGTGACAGTTCAAGAACATACGATCCATCACCACCAAATCTGCATGCAAGATCCACAAGCGATCTAGAAGGATTAGAATCTTCCATCTCAGGTACAAACTGCCTATGGAAATATTGGGCAGAAAAATGTCCAAATTCAACTATATTCCATTCAATTCCATTTACTTTTGAGAAGAAACGTCCTACATTATCAATTCTGGAATCAAGAACTTCACGTTGTGGTGCTTGAGGGTCATAATACTGTTGGTTGAGTTGCCTATATTCACTAACTTTACTGTTTGCATATTGTACAACGTCTTGCAGTGTAGGTTCTATGATTGTCATTATCTCTCCTCCAATCTCAAAAAATCATCTTCTAAAACATCGAAGAATCGAGTTTTTCCAGTTAGTTTCGCGTAAACGCTTTCCATAAAGTGAGAGTAGATTTTCTGTACACGATCTCGGGTCGCATCACCATCATGTCTACTTAGAAAAGTCTTCCAAATGTCTTTTCCTCTTGAAACACGAAGAGATTCAAATCTTCCCGTAAGGCCATTTTCCTGAGTTTGAAAACCCCATTGGTCTTCTTTGACGGGATCTAGAGATATTTCTAATCTTGAATTTCGCATTGGTCTCTCGACACCTGCATTATTGATATCACAAAAATAAGCTCTTAATTTTCTACCATCATTAAATAAAGTTTTAACCGTGTAATGTCCTGGAAAGCCTTCTGTCTGAGAACCATCTAAAGTAAATTCATTGGTGCCATATTCTACTAAGTATCGAGCAATTGCTTGTGATGTTTCAGATAATTCTCGCATCTTCATCCCCTACTGTTTCTGCTGGTAACTCTGTCTTACCTTAGAAAAAGATCCAAACAATGCCTCTTGTGCCATCGTGGCTGCATCGTCTACTCCAAACGTAGGGGTCTCATAGTGCGAGTTTACCAACTTATTCCTTTCAACTAAGCGTTGATAATGTCTGAGTCTAACTTCGAGATTTTCTTTGTATGCAACAACGTGCTCAGGCGTTAATTCTCGTCGAATTGTTCTTCTCGATCCTGTCTCCTGCTTCTTAAAATCAACAACTCCATTACTCTCTACTCCAAAAGTATACAATTGTGTGAGTGGTAAGTGCATTGTAGCAACTACTTCGTCATTTTTACCTTCTAAATCAGCGCATCCAAGGCGTTCAAGGATTGTTTGTGTAAATTGTGCATCATACATAATATTCTCCAAAACACCTTTCACCACCAGATATTAAAAAGAAAAAAACTAAAAAAATCAAAACTTACCGATACGCCACAGCCTGATTATTCTCAACTTGCTTTACTTCGAATACAGCATATTTCAAATCTCCTTGACTATCAAATTCAATTGTCGGAGAACTGACACCTTTGTACGAAGTTTTATACAATTCTTGAACAATCTTTGCTTTGTCTGTGCCCGCTTTTTGCATAGCAAGTGCCATCACTTTGACAGAATCATAGGCAAATGGTGCAACGAATCCTACTTCCAAGTTTTCAAATCCTTTGAGGGTGTGAATTTTTTGCGTAAGTGTTTCAGGTACGTCAGATTTTGCAAGCATGTAGAGTGCACCGTTAGTTTGGCCACTTTTAATGAATTCGTCGCCACTCCAAGCATCGCCTCCAAGCAGAGGGAGTTGTAATCCGGCTTCGTGGGTTTGTTTAACAAAACTAACTCCTTGGGCAGGATGAAGTGGAGCAAAGATTGCAAGTGCACCGCTATTTTTCACTTTAGCTAGATCTGTGCGAAAGTCAATACTATCTTGAGTTACACCACCTTCATAGACAATCTCGCCTCCAAGACTTTCAAATTGTTGTTTGAACACTTTTTGAATTCCTTGGCCCCATTCATTTTGGGCATAAACAATGGCAACTTTCTTAGTTCCAAGAGTGTTGTACATGAAGTTTGCTGCTTCCTTACCTTGGAAGCTATCTGATGGATAGACGCGAAACACACGATCGCCAAGCGCAGTTAATCCTGGAGCAGATGCAGTAAACATCATGACGGGTGTTCCTGCTTGCACAGCAACTGGAAGAGCAGGTCCAGCAGATGCAGAACAAACAGGTCCTGCGATGACATCAACATTATTAACATTGACAAGTTTTTGCATAGCAGCAACGCCAGCCGCACTACAAGAATCATCTTCTGCAATCAAGACCAATTTACGGCCATTAATACCGCCAGCGGCGTTAATTTCATTCACAGCAAGAGTTGCAGCGGCGAGTGCATTTTGTCCAAATGAAGCAGCTTCACCAGTCAATGGGCCAATCCAGCCTACTTTAATATCGCCTTGGGCAGCAGCTTGTGTCGTTGGTTGGCTTTTCACAACATTTCCTGTCGGCTGTTCTGAAGAGCAACCAGCAATAAGAAACATCGCTATCACGAGTACACTAAATATGGATAATAATTTTTTCATAGTTGTCACCTGTATTAATTACGTAGTGACTAATAATTGTAAAAAATATAGTTATGCTTATATTTTTGATATAAATATATATTATTAATATTTTGAAGTAAATTTTAAAAAGAAACACCAATATAATCAATACATGAAACGTAAAGTCGTAAAACTCGGACCGTCTACACTAGTAATCTCTCTGCCTAGTGAGTGGATTAAAAAGAGTCACATTTCTCCGGGAATCGAGCTTGATGTTGAAGAAGTACATCACAACCTATTGATCAAGCCACCCGTCAAACAACATCCTTCCATAACAATAACTCTACATGACGAGGCTGACAAGAAAGCAATTTATTCTCAATTAAGTCATCTCTATCGGGTTGGTTTTGATAAGATTACAATTAATTTTACGGAAAGTTCCTCTCTCAAACGCATCCAACATATTGTTTCGCAAAACCTTCTCGGTTTTGAAATTACCAAGAAAACTGTAACCTCTTGTATTATTGAAAGTATTACTGAACCAACTGACGAAAAATTTCAGGTTTTACTTCGTCGTGTTTTTTTACAAATAAAAGAAACACAAGAATTAGTAAGAGAAGATTTTACAGCACACAAAGAGCTCAAAGCAGATGAGCTCGAAGATTTACGCGCCTCGCTTGATCGCCATATTTTCTTTTGTCGTCGTCTGATCTCCAAAGGAATTGATATGGGCGAAACACCTCATCTGGTTTGGGAATTGTTAACTTTCTTGATGCATATTCAGCATGCGTATTATTACATGTATGGGTATTACAAAGAACATAAACAGAAAGTGCATAAAGAGACGTTACACTTGCTGAGTCATCTTGAGCTCTATTTCGATTTTTTCTACAAAGCCTATTTTGAGAAGAAAGAAGAACATCTTGTAGAACGTCGAAAAGAAAGAATACAAATTCAGCATCTAATCTTTAAACAGTTAGAAAGTGCCAACAATCCTAATAAAGTGATTCTGGGCTATCTTCAACAAATCTGTCGTTTAATGCAGGTAGGTATCAGTCCGGTTCATTCTATCTTGGTGGATGAGAAGAGGAAAAATATAATTTAATCTATTTAATATGATATTTTTCCAACAGCTTCAAACTATCATTAAGTCCAGAGAAAGGATTAGCTGGTGGGGCGCCTGTGGGCAATCCTTCACAAAGCTTCATCTGGTCTTGAAATGATCCTTTCTCAAGCACATCATATACATTTGGGACTGAACTATGAAGAAGTTGCACAAGAGGCCAACTAGCATTGTGCATCCTTGTTTGATTTTCTTTTACTCTCCAATCGCCTTCTTCCATTCCCTTTTTCATATTATCTTCACGTTCTGCATTTGCAATTCGATAATTCCATACTAAATCTTGACAATGTTTTTGAAAGTCGAACCCGCGTAATTTCCATTCTTGTACTGTCCTCTTCTCTTGTTCATACTTTATGGACATCATCCAATTATCCATTGGTGGATCGTCTGCAGAGTATGCAAAATTATATGTAAGCATATCTGCATCTATAATATCCCCATTTATCTTGTTCCAGGAAGTTGTCCCGTTTTTTCTAACAATCTTTGAGACAAGATCAGGGTTGTAAAAAGCTGCATACATCGTTTTCTTATCATTAAATAAATACGAGAGTCCTTCAATTTTTGCTAATTGTGTGTGCTCATGAATATCGCCGCTTGTTCTTTCACCACCAGCATACATGCGAGCTATACGCATCTTTTGTTCGTAATCAATTTTCTTCTCTTGGTCTTCCGTTTTTATAATATATGTGCTGGCGCTTAATCCTATGGCGGTAGTTACAGCAACCGTCGTACCCCAACGTATAACTCTTGATAAAGGTCTTGATACTTCATACTTTCGTACCGCTTTCTCGACTTCTTTAACAAGTTCTTCACCATCGTTAAGACGGGAGTCTTCATGAACAAGACATCTATGTAACAACTTTCTAAATGCCTTCGGGATGGGTGTATTACTATTTTCGATTTTATCATACACTAATCCATTCCAAACTCCTGGACTCTGATAGAGAAGATTCACTAACTCAGTTGCATTTGGTTTAAATTCTCCCTGGGGATCAGTCAATTCTTTTTCTAGTACATACTTGCCTGTAAACATTTTGTACAGCACTGATCCAAAAGACCAGACATCCATCTTAGTAGTAAGTTTTACTCCATCATCATTAAATCGTTCAGGCGCGCGAGTTAATTTATTGCCACCGCCAATACGCGTTGCGTACCCTGCTGTGGCAGTTCCAAAATCAAGAAGTTTAACATCTCCTTCACTAGTTAATCCTAAGTTTCCAGGATGATAATCTCCATGTTCTAATCCAACAACTTTATGCAAGTTTCGCAAGCCCCGTGCTCCACTTCGAGCAACCCGTATAACTTCGTCAAGAGAGAATGGCTTGTCTTCTTGCATACGCTCATAAAGAGTACGATCAACAAGTTCCATCATAAGATAATTAGTGCCATCAAGACTGCGTCCCGGAAAGAAAGAAACAAGACCCTCAAGTGTTTGTCCAAAACCACCTAATGCTTCCCGCCTAAATGCGTCCTCCTGTGAAAGGCCGCGTTGTTCGAGAATCTCTTTAGCTCGTTCCTGCGGGTCTAAAACTTTCACTGCAACCGGTCGACCGGTACTGTCGTTAGTATATCGATAGACAATCCCGT is part of the Candidatus Woesearchaeota archaeon genome and encodes:
- a CDS encoding peptidylprolyl isomerase; the protein is MKAIYILSIVALTLLLTSCGETMKNRHAIFETSLGTITLELAEDKMPVTTANFIKLAQSGFYDGTRFHRVIGPAKAPPNGFMIQGGDPLSKDPTKQGRWGTGGPGYNIKDEFHKEMKNVRGTIAMANAGPNTGGSQFFINIADNNYLDRMHPVFGNVTGGMDVVNAIATVKTNSQDRPLEDVVVLKVRIE
- the alaE gene encoding L-alanine exporter AlaE; the protein is MSIDSLVTQTERKYKKIDRLASISYSLAIGVPLDLYSGLSITGMLASRSQSFGVNYATGRYYGKWQDHWYHQFGAVKDASYRFLRERAADLIAFNTFQTPFYAGIVAIADYITTGEVHREKVENSIESAGMLSIWMAPTYNLWINFCRKRAGLKTSVELAQENPHK
- a CDS encoding ABC transporter substrate-binding protein; the encoded protein is MKKLLSIFSVLVIAMFLIAGCSSEQPTGNVVKSQPTTQAAAQGDIKVGWIGPLTGEAASFGQNALAAATLAVNEINAAGGINGRKLVLIAEDDSCSAAGVAAMQKLVNVNNVDVIAGPVCSASAGPALPVAVQAGTPVMMFTASAPGLTALGDRVFRVYPSDSFQGKEAANFMYNTLGTKKVAIVYAQNEWGQGIQKVFKQQFESLGGEIVYEGGVTQDSIDFRTDLAKVKNSGALAIFAPLHPAQGVSFVKQTHEAGLQLPLLGGDAWSGDEFIKSGQTNGALYMLAKSDVPETLTQKIHTLKGFENLEVGFVAPFAYDSVKVMALAMQKAGTDKAKIVQELYKTSYKGVSSPTIEFDSQGDLKYAVFEVKQVENNQAVAYR
- a CDS encoding protein kinase; protein product: MSSLDPIIVILGFQPPQILGYTHVGPINRGANGIVYRYTNDSTGRPVAVKVLDPQERAKEILEQRGLSQEDAFRREALGGFGQTLEGLVSFFPGRSLDGTNYLMMELVDRTLYERMQEDKPFSLDEVIRVARSGARGLRNLHKVVGLEHGDYHPGNLGLTSEGDVKLLDFGTATAGYATRIGGGNKLTRAPERFNDDGVKLTTKMDVWSFGSVLYKMFTGKYVLEKELTDPQGEFKPNATELVNLLYQSPGVWNGLVYDKIENSNTPIPKAFRKLLHRCLVHEDSRLNDGEELVKEVEKAVRKYEVSRPLSRVIRWGTTVAVTTAIGLSASTYIIKTEDQEKKIDYEQKMRIARMYAGGERTSGDIHEHTQLAKIEGLSYLFNDKKTMYAAFYNPDLVSKIVRKNGTTSWNKINGDIIDADMLTYNFAYSADDPPMDNWMMSIKYEQEKRTVQEWKLRGFDFQKHCQDLVWNYRIANAEREDNMKKGMEEGDWRVKENQTRMHNASWPLVQLLHSSVPNVYDVLEKGSFQDQMKLCEGLPTGAPPANPFSGLNDSLKLLEKYHIK